In one Agrobacterium tumefaciens genomic region, the following are encoded:
- a CDS encoding flagellar basal body-associated FliL family protein, translated as MENEQAESKKKSSPLVMTIAGVAILTLLGAGGGWLVGGMIAPRIAGADTAAKAPEAAGEKGGKDAEGIEKISDEANGIVQLDPITTNLAYPATNWVRLEVALMFKGPVEVGLAEDIHQDIMAYVRTVSLQQLEGPRGFQYLKDDIQERVDLRSQGRVSKVMFRTFVIE; from the coding sequence ATGGAAAACGAACAGGCTGAGAGCAAGAAAAAGTCCTCCCCGCTGGTCATGACCATCGCCGGCGTTGCTATCCTCACATTGCTCGGTGCAGGCGGCGGCTGGCTTGTGGGCGGTATGATCGCCCCCAGGATCGCCGGCGCCGATACGGCTGCGAAAGCGCCGGAAGCTGCCGGTGAAAAGGGTGGCAAAGACGCCGAAGGCATCGAAAAAATTTCCGACGAGGCGAACGGCATCGTCCAGCTCGACCCCATCACCACCAACCTCGCCTACCCTGCGACGAACTGGGTGCGGCTTGAAGTGGCGCTGATGTTCAAGGGGCCGGTGGAAGTGGGTCTCGCCGAGGATATCCATCAGGATATCATGGCCTATGTCCGCACCGTCTCCCTTCAGCAGCTGGAAGGGCCGCGTGGCTTTCAATATCTTAAGGATGACATTCAGGAACGAGTTGACCTGCGCTCTCAAGGGCGCGTATCCAAGGTCATGTTCCGGACCTTTGTCATCGAATGA
- the fliP gene encoding flagellar type III secretion system pore protein FliP (The bacterial flagellar biogenesis protein FliP forms a type III secretion system (T3SS)-type pore required for flagellar assembly.) produces the protein MIRFLVTIAVLLVLPGLANAQQFPSDLFNTQIDGSVAAWIIRTFGLLTVLSVAPGILIMVTSFPRFVIAFSILRSGMGLASTPSNMILLSMAMFMTFYVMSPTFDKAWTDGVQPLLQNQINEQQAVERIAEPFRTFMNANTRDKDLKLFVDIARERGQEVMTNNVVDYRVLVPAFMLSEIRRGFEIGFLIILPFLVIDLIVATITMAMGMMMLPPTSISLPFKILFFVLIDGWNLLVGSLVRSFN, from the coding sequence ATGATTCGATTTCTTGTTACCATCGCCGTCCTCCTTGTCTTGCCGGGTCTTGCCAATGCCCAGCAATTTCCGTCCGACCTGTTCAATACGCAGATAGACGGATCCGTCGCGGCATGGATCATCCGTACCTTCGGTCTTCTGACGGTTCTCTCCGTCGCGCCCGGCATTCTGATCATGGTCACGAGCTTTCCGCGCTTCGTGATCGCCTTTTCGATCCTGCGCTCAGGCATGGGGCTTGCATCGACCCCGTCCAACATGATCCTGCTGTCGATGGCGATGTTCATGACCTTCTACGTCATGTCGCCGACCTTCGACAAAGCCTGGACGGACGGCGTGCAGCCGCTTTTGCAGAACCAGATCAACGAACAGCAGGCCGTAGAGCGCATCGCCGAACCCTTCCGCACCTTCATGAACGCCAATACGCGTGACAAGGATCTGAAGCTCTTCGTCGATATCGCCCGCGAGCGCGGACAGGAAGTGATGACCAACAACGTCGTTGACTACCGCGTGCTGGTTCCTGCCTTCATGCTGTCGGAAATCCGGCGCGGTTTCGAGATCGGTTTCCTGATCATCCTGCCTTTCCTGGTCATCGATCTGATCGTCGCCACCATTACCATGGCGATGGGCATGATGATGCTGCCGCCCACCTCCATTTCGCTGCCGTTCAAGATCCTGTTTTTCGTGCTGATCGACGGCTGGAACCTGCTTGTCGGCAGCCTCGTCAGATCGTTCAACTAA
- a CDS encoding MotE family protein: MMKSLKKNHFSNGLARFAAVASLLFLLPAAGAESQQNVVSELSTQDEIQKFCTNIADAARDQRYLMQKQELEKLQSDVNERIAVLEDRKAEYEDWLARREHFLNQAKSNLVDIYKTMKADAAAPQLEKMHVEIAAAIIMQLPPRQSGLILSEMDAQKAATVAGIMSQATDKNTSKDPS, translated from the coding sequence ATGATGAAAAGTCTGAAGAAAAACCATTTCTCGAATGGCCTTGCCCGCTTCGCAGCGGTGGCATCGCTGCTTTTCCTGCTGCCGGCCGCCGGCGCGGAAAGCCAGCAGAACGTGGTGTCGGAACTCAGTACGCAGGATGAGATCCAGAAATTCTGCACCAACATCGCCGATGCCGCCCGCGACCAGCGTTATCTGATGCAGAAGCAGGAGCTTGAAAAGCTTCAGTCGGATGTCAACGAGCGCATTGCCGTGCTGGAAGACCGCAAGGCGGAATATGAGGACTGGCTGGCGCGGCGCGAGCATTTCCTCAATCAGGCAAAAAGCAATCTCGTCGACATCTACAAGACGATGAAGGCGGACGCCGCCGCACCGCAGCTTGAAAAGATGCATGTGGAGATTGCCGCCGCCATCATCATGCAGCTGCCGCCGCGCCAATCCGGTCTCATCCTCAGCGAAATGGATGCGCAGAAAGCCGCAACCGTCGCCGGCATCATGTCGCAGGCAACTGACAAAAACACTTCGAAGGATCCTTCATGA
- a CDS encoding flagellar basal body L-ring protein FlgH produces MSTRRLPALLLPLALLAGCQNNQTLKEIGNAPAMSPIGSGLQFSQTPQMGMYPKQPKHMASGYSLWSDSQGALFKDLRALNIGDILTVNIQINDKADFDNETERNRTNSSGLNWKANAEILGWNPKADSSINYGSDTDTQAKGKTKRSEKLTLLVAAVVTGILENGNLIISGSQEVRVNHEIRILNVGGIVRPQDVDAQNMISYERIAEARISYGGRGRLTEVQQPPVGQQVVDLFSPL; encoded by the coding sequence ATGAGCACGCGTCGTCTTCCGGCCCTCCTCCTGCCGCTCGCTCTGCTGGCCGGCTGCCAGAACAACCAGACCCTGAAGGAAATCGGCAATGCGCCCGCGATGAGCCCGATCGGCAGCGGCCTGCAATTCAGCCAGACGCCGCAAATGGGCATGTATCCCAAGCAGCCAAAACACATGGCCAGCGGCTATTCGCTGTGGAGCGACAGCCAGGGAGCACTGTTCAAGGATCTGCGCGCGCTGAATATCGGCGACATCCTGACCGTCAACATCCAGATCAACGACAAGGCCGATTTCGATAATGAAACGGAACGTAACCGCACGAATTCCAGCGGCCTGAACTGGAAGGCCAATGCGGAGATCCTTGGCTGGAACCCGAAGGCCGATTCCAGCATCAATTACGGTTCCGATACCGACACCCAGGCCAAGGGCAAGACCAAGCGCTCCGAGAAGCTGACGCTCCTCGTGGCCGCCGTGGTGACCGGCATTCTCGAAAACGGCAACCTCATCATCAGCGGTTCGCAGGAAGTGCGCGTCAACCACGAAATCCGTATCCTTAATGTCGGCGGTATCGTCAGGCCGCAGGATGTCGATGCGCAGAACATGATCTCCTACGAGCGCATCGCCGAAGCACGCATCTCCTATGGCGGTCGCGGCCGTCTGACGGAAGTGCAGCAACCGCCGGTCGGTCAGCAGGTCGTCGACCTGTTCTCGCCCCTCTGA